In Nisaea acidiphila, the DNA window GCATAATTTCATCCACGAACTGGAAGTCGCGATGATCGTCGGCCGCATCATGTCGGGCGATTACAACAACGCGACAACCGAAGAGATCTTCGATGCCGGCACGATCGGCGGCGCGAAGACCCTCGGGCGCGAGGATATCGGCCGGCTCGAGGTGGGCTGCAAGGCAGACCTCGTCATGGTCGATCTCGACCATGCCTACATGCAGCCGGTGCGCGACCCGCTCCGCAGCCTGCTCTATTCCGCGGGCGATCGGGCGGTTCGCCATGTCTATGTCGATGGCAAACAGGTCGTGAAGGACGGCGAGGTGATCACCATCGACGTCGCCGAAGCGGCCGCGAAGATGACCGAGTATCAGAAGGTCACCATGTCGACCGTGCGCCAGCGCGACTGGGCCCAGCGCCCGATCGAGGAACTGTCGCCGATGAGCTATCCGGACGCGCACTGAGGAGCGGACACATGAGCGAATACGATCTGGTCGTCCGCGGCGGCACCGTCGTCAATGCCTCGGACATCGTGAAGGCCGATGTCGGTGTTAAAGACGGGCGCATCGTCGCACTGGGCGAGAAACTAGGAGCCGGCGCCAAGGAGGTTGACGCCTCCGGCCGGCTGGTGATGCCGGGCGGCGTCGACAGCCACTGCCATATCGACCAGCCCTCCAGCACCGGCGGGCGCAATGCCGAGACCTTCGAGACCGCGACCCGCTCGGCAGCCTGCGGCGGCACCACTTCGGTGATCTGCTTCGCGCCGCAGCAGAAAGGCGTCGGGCTCGCCGACGGCGTCGCCGCCTATCACGAGCGGGCGAAGAGCGCCTGCATCGATTACAGCTTCCACATCGTGATCAACGATCCGAACGACGCGGTGGTCGGCGAGGATCTGCCGAAGCTGATCGGCGAGGGGCACCGTTCGATCAAGCTCTTCATGACCTATGCCAGCAACCGGGTCGATGACGGGCAGATCCTGCGCATCCTTGAGGTTGCCCGGCGCAATCAGGCCCTGGTCTGCGTCCATGCCGAGAACCACGACGCGATCATGTTCATGACCGAGAAGCTGCTCGCGGCGGGGCTGAACGGCACCAAGTATCACTCCTGGTGCAAGCCGGCCCTGGTCGAGCGCGAGGCGACCTACCGGATGATCGCGCTCGCCGAACTGATGGATCAGCCGATCCAGATCTTCCACGTCACCTGCGGCGAGGCGGCGGAAGAGATCCGCCGGGCGCAGCAGCGCGGCCTCAAGATCTATGCCGAGACCTGCCCGCAATATTTCGTCCTGACCGAGAAGGATCTCGACCGGGACGCGCGGGAAGGGGCGAAATTCCTCTGCTCACCGGCGCCGCGTACCGAGGCGGAGCAGGAGGCGCTCTGGAACTATGTGAAGTCCGGCACGCTCGGCAATGTCACCTCGGACCATGCGCCCTACAATATCGGCGATCCGGACGGCAAGTTCTGGGCCGGCGACAACGCCCCGTTCAGCTCCATCGCCAACGGCGTGCCGGGCCTCGAGACCCGGATGCCGATCGTGTTCCACGAGGGCGTGGTGAAGGGCAGACTCTCCCTGCAGGAGTTCGTCGCCGTCACCTCGACAAACGCCGCCAAGCTCTTCGGCCTGCATCCGCAGAAGGGCGCGATCGCGGTCGGCGCCGACGCCGATATCGTGGTCTGGGACGCGGAGAAGAAGACCGTGATCTCCCAGGACATCCTGCACCATGCCACCGACTACACGCCCTACGAGGGCATGGAAGTCACCGGCTGGCCCGCGGCCACCATCGCCCGCGGCGCGGTGCTCTGGCAGGACGGCGAGGACATGTGCGAGCCCGGTTATGGGCGTTTCCTTGCGCGGGAGCCGTACGACTACATAAAGCCGCGCGGGGCGTTCCCGACGCCATTCGATCCGGTGGCGGGGACGGTTGCGGAGTAGACGATGAAAGCCGCGCAGGGAGAGCCTGCGCGGCTTCTCCAATCACACAATATCGTTAATCGAGAGCTCTGAGGGATTTGTCCCGATAAGGGTAATGGTGTCCCCATTGCCGAAATCGAGGATCGTGTTGCCGCTCTGGTCTGCGCTGGCTATTGCATCGAGCGCAGTCTGGCTTGTGATCCCGAAGCTGGCGTCGAGATCTAGTCTATCAGTTCCGGCGACGAAATCGGTGATCACATCGGCATTGTCACCGGTGTTGAACGCGAAGACATCCGCTCCGCCTCCGCCGGTCAGCGTGTCGTCGTCAACACCTCCTGCAATGTAATCGGCGCCACTATCGCCGAACAGACTGTCTGACCCGGCGTTTCCGAATATCGTGTCGTTGCCCGTAAAGCCGATCACCGTATCCGCGCCGTTGCCGGCAATGACGACATCCGACCCGGCATCGTTACTGAACCCGGTTGTGATATGATCGTCGCCGTCTTCGCCGTAGATCGTGTCATCTCCACCGCGGCCGTTGATCGTGTCATTTCCAACGCCGCCATAGATGAGGTCGTCGTCGCCTCCCGCGCTTAAATGGTCGTTGCCGGCTTCGCCGTAGAGCGTGTCGTCCCCACCGTAGCCTCGGAGAAGATCGTCACCGTCGCCGCCATAGAGAAGGTCGTCACCGGCATTGCCTGTGAGGCTGTCATCGCCGTTCCCGCCATAGAGTGTGTCGTTTCCGGAAGCACCGTCGATGGTATCGTTTCCGGTGCCGCCATAGACGAGATCGTCACCAGAGTCTCCAGTGTAGGCTTCGCCATCGTCGCCCAGGATTACAGACCCATCCAGGCTCCGGATCTCTTCAAATCCGTGGAAACGGGAGAAGTCGGACGTTTCGTCGGTGTAGACGATGTCGAAGCCATCTCCTCCGTAGAGTGTATCCGTACCGTCGTCATAGAGCACATCGTTCCCGGCTCCGCCATAAAGCGCATCCGCACCGTCGCCTCCGCTGAGCGTGTCGTTGCCGTCGCCGCCAGAGAGGACGTTGGCCTGGTCGTCTCCGGTCAGCATGTCGTCGTGTGCGGAGCCGATCACGCCCTCGAAGCCGTCGATCGTGTCTCCGGCCGCATCGCCGCCGGAGACGGCGCCGGTCGACAGGTCAACCGTAACCGCGGCCGCGGAGCTCTCGTACGACAACATGTCGGTGACGAGGTCGAACGCGTCGGGCAGAGACGGCGACGCGGCTCCGGGCTCGAACTGGAAGTCGCGGACCTCGAACAGGACCTCTCCAGTTCCCTGACGCGGCCAAGTCTCGCTTGAGGGGTCCCAAGCCACCAAATATGCGGTCGGGTTACTTGTATCGATCGAGTCTGCGGGGGCGGTCACCCAGATCTGCTGCCAGCCGTCGCCGAGATCGTTGATCCCGGCTGGAATCCCGACACCGAGATAGTCGACGACACCCGTTTCCAGATCGAAGGTCACATCGCTCGGCGCCGAATCCTGAAGATTGAGAATCAGCTCGGAGCGTGAGCCGGCACGCACGACTAGCGAGACCGTTACCGTGTCGGAGGTGTCGAAGCCAGATATCGAGAGGGCCAGCTGATGGTATCCGTTGGAGGTGTCGTCCTGCACTTCGTAAACGCCGCCGCCGACATCGCTCACCACCAAACCGGTCGGTGTCCAGGCCGTCAGATCGCCACCGCCGGCAGATACGTCTCCGCTCCTGCCGTATAGCTTGTCAGCGCCGATGCCGCCTTCGATCGTATCCGCACCGTTGCCTCCGCTGAGCGTATCGTTGCCGTCGCCGCCGGAGAGGATGTTGTCTTGGTCGTCTCCGGTCAGCATATCGTCGTATGCGGAGCCGATCACGCCGTCGAAGCCGTCGATCGTGTCGCCGGTGGCATCGCCGCCGGAGACGGCGCCGGTCGACAGGTCAACTGTAACCGCGGCTGTGGAACTCTCGTACGACAGCATGTCGGTGCCGAGGTCGAACGCGTCGGGTAGAGACGGTGAGGTGGCGCCCGGCTCGAACTGGAAGTCGCGAACGTCAAACAGGACCTCTCCGGTTCCCTGACGCGGCCAAGTCTCGCTTGAGGGGGCCCAAGCCACCAGATGCGCTGTCGGGCTGCTGGTATCCAGATCGTTGGCTGGCACCGTTAGCCAAATCTGCTGCCATCCGTCGCCGAGATCGTTGATCCCGGCATCGAACCCGACTCCGAGATAGTCGACAGCGCCTGTTTCCAGATCGAAGGTCACGTCGTTCGGGGCAGAGTCCTGAAGGTTCAGAATCAGGTCGGAACGGGAGCCGGCACGCACAACGACCGATACGGTGACCGTATCCGCAATGTCGACCCCCGATATTGGCAGGGATAGATAGTGGTAACCGTTTACGGAGTCGTCCTGGATTTCATAGATACCATCGCCGGCATCACTCAC includes these proteins:
- the hydA gene encoding dihydropyrimidinase, giving the protein MSEYDLVVRGGTVVNASDIVKADVGVKDGRIVALGEKLGAGAKEVDASGRLVMPGGVDSHCHIDQPSSTGGRNAETFETATRSAACGGTTSVICFAPQQKGVGLADGVAAYHERAKSACIDYSFHIVINDPNDAVVGEDLPKLIGEGHRSIKLFMTYASNRVDDGQILRILEVARRNQALVCVHAENHDAIMFMTEKLLAAGLNGTKYHSWCKPALVEREATYRMIALAELMDQPIQIFHVTCGEAAEEIRRAQQRGLKIYAETCPQYFVLTEKDLDRDAREGAKFLCSPAPRTEAEQEALWNYVKSGTLGNVTSDHAPYNIGDPDGKFWAGDNAPFSSIANGVPGLETRMPIVFHEGVVKGRLSLQEFVAVTSTNAAKLFGLHPQKGAIAVGADADIVVWDAEKKTVISQDILHHATDYTPYEGMEVTGWPAATIARGAVLWQDGEDMCEPGYGRFLAREPYDYIKPRGAFPTPFDPVAGTVAE
- a CDS encoding calcium-binding protein; the encoded protein is MATISGTSGSDLLTGSSDSDTINGGHGSDTIIGSAGSDLLNADGAANDLSAGGQDLTIWTSASLSVSDTGNGVYTVQDGTTTAYYYMGYNITNVDTTDAITVSVAVRADTRTNLILNVQDSAPNDVTFDLETGAVDYLGVGFDAGINDLGDGWQQIWVTVPANDLDTSSPTIYLVPWDPSSEPWPRAGTGQTLFEVRDFQFEPGATEPTHPAAFSIDVLSYEESAAAVAVDLSTGTVSGGDATGDTIDGFEGVIGSAHNDTLIGDEAANILSGGGGNDILDGRSEADLLHAGNGNDLLLGGSNADTLYGSYGDDTVEGGTGADLLFGGGPAGDFSAAGDDVPSGGGDLTTWTATGLVVSDAGDGIYEIQDDSVNGYHYLSLPISGVDIADTVTVSVVVRAGSRSDLILNLQDSAPNDVTFDLETGAVDYLGVGFDAGINDLGDGWQQIWLTVPANDLDTSSPTAHLVAWAPSSETWPRQGTGEVLFDVRDFQFEPGATSPSLPDAFDLGTDMLSYESSTAAVTVDLSTGAVSGGDATGDTIDGFDGVIGSAYDDMLTGDDQDNILSGGDGNDTLSGGNGADTIEGGIGADKLYGRSGDVSAGGGDLTAWTPTGLVVSDVGGGVYEVQDDTSNGYHQLALSISGFDTSDTVTVSLVVRAGSRSELILNLQDSAPSDVTFDLETGVVDYLGVGIPAGINDLGDGWQQIWVTAPADSIDTSNPTAYLVAWDPSSETWPRQGTGEVLFEVRDFQFEPGAASPSLPDAFDLVTDMLSYESSAAAVTVDLSTGAVSGGDAAGDTIDGFEGVIGSAHDDMLTGDDQANVLSGGDGNDTLSGGDGADALYGGAGNDVLYDDGTDTLYGGDGFDIVYTDETSDFSRFHGFEEIRSLDGSVILGDDGEAYTGDSGDDLVYGGTGNDTIDGASGNDTLYGGNGDDSLTGNAGDDLLYGGDGDDLLRGYGGDDTLYGEAGNDHLSAGGDDDLIYGGVGNDTINGRGGDDTIYGEDGDDHITTGFSNDAGSDVVIAGNGADTVIGFTGNDTIFGNAGSDSLFGDSGADYIAGGVDDDTLTGGGGADVFAFNTGDNADVITDFVAGTDRLDLDASFGITSQTALDAIASADQSGNTILDFGNGDTITLIGTNPSELSINDIV